A genomic region of Candidatus Cloacimonadota bacterium contains the following coding sequences:
- a CDS encoding glutamine--tRNA ligase/YqeY domain fusion protein, which yields MSKIESNENLETKDFIRTIIDEDLKSGNYKEVHTRFPPEPNGLMHIGHAKAILTNYNIAREYGGKFNLRFDDTNPETEDTEYVNGIIKDIAWLGADWEDRLFFASDYFDKMCEYAVELIKKGKAYVDSQSAEEIRENRGTIKTPGKNSPFRERSIEENLELFEKMKNGEFEDGEHVLRAKIDMTSPNMLLRDPLMYRIRHAEHHRTGNKWCIYPFYDWAHGLEDSIEGISHSLCSLEFQAHRPLYNWYLEQLDVFHPTQIEFARMNMNYTVLSKRKLLTLLEEGIVKSWDDPRLLTLSGLRRRGVPPEVIQNFVEKVGLSKAHNVVDYALLEYTIREYLNKTSPRMMAVIDPLKVVITNHPENQIEELEAVNNPEDESAGTRLVPFGREIYLEKADFIEEPPKKFFRLAPGREVRLRYAYFITCNEVIKDNDGNIVELHCTYDPATKGGKSPDGRKVKATLHWVSATDVVDAEVRLYDRLITVEDTNDLPEGKTFLDFINPESLKILRNCKLEKNLAAKEAGYRCQFERLGYFCVDKDSTMENPVFNRTVTLRDTWARLQKKKNGK from the coding sequence ATGAGCAAAATTGAATCAAACGAAAATTTGGAAACAAAGGATTTTATCCGCACGATCATCGATGAAGATCTGAAAAGCGGAAATTATAAAGAAGTTCACACACGCTTTCCACCGGAGCCAAATGGATTGATGCATATCGGTCATGCCAAAGCGATTTTAACTAATTACAATATCGCCAGGGAATATGGTGGGAAGTTCAATTTGAGATTCGATGACACCAACCCGGAAACGGAAGACACAGAATATGTGAACGGAATAATCAAGGACATCGCCTGGCTGGGAGCGGATTGGGAAGACAGATTATTCTTCGCCTCCGATTATTTCGATAAAATGTGTGAATATGCTGTTGAACTGATAAAAAAAGGAAAAGCTTATGTAGACAGCCAATCTGCAGAAGAAATTCGCGAAAATCGTGGAACAATAAAAACACCGGGTAAGAACAGTCCATTTCGTGAACGCAGCATCGAAGAAAACCTGGAACTATTTGAAAAAATGAAGAACGGTGAATTTGAAGACGGCGAACATGTTTTACGTGCTAAAATTGACATGACTTCTCCCAACATGCTGCTGCGTGATCCGCTGATGTATCGTATTCGTCATGCTGAACATCACCGCACCGGCAACAAGTGGTGCATCTATCCATTTTATGACTGGGCACACGGTTTGGAAGATTCCATCGAAGGAATTTCGCATTCTCTTTGTTCTCTGGAATTTCAGGCTCATCGTCCGCTTTATAACTGGTATTTAGAGCAATTGGATGTTTTCCATCCTACCCAGATCGAATTTGCCCGAATGAACATGAATTATACAGTTTTGAGCAAAAGAAAACTTCTCACTTTATTGGAAGAAGGCATCGTTAAAAGCTGGGATGATCCCAGACTTCTTACTTTGAGCGGATTACGTCGTCGCGGAGTTCCACCCGAAGTGATTCAGAACTTTGTGGAAAAAGTAGGCTTATCTAAGGCTCACAACGTGGTAGATTATGCACTTTTAGAATATACGATCCGGGAATATCTGAACAAAACTTCACCCCGCATGATGGCAGTCATTGATCCGCTAAAAGTTGTCATTACAAATCATCCTGAAAATCAGATAGAAGAACTGGAAGCTGTAAACAACCCTGAAGATGAATCTGCCGGAACTCGCCTGGTTCCTTTTGGAAGGGAAATTTACCTGGAAAAAGCTGATTTCATAGAAGAACCACCTAAGAAATTTTTCCGTTTAGCTCCCGGAAGGGAAGTGCGGCTTCGTTATGCTTATTTTATTACCTGTAATGAAGTTATAAAAGATAATGATGGAAATATCGTTGAATTGCATTGTACTTACGATCCTGCTACAAAAGGCGGTAAATCTCCCGACGGCAGAAAAGTGAAAGCAACCTTGCATTGGGTTTCTGCAACTGATGTAGTCGATGCAGAAGTTCGGCTTTATGATAGATTGATTACTGTGGAAGATACGAACGATCTTCCCGAAGGAAAAACTTTCTTGGATTTTATAAATCCTGAATCATTAAAAATCTTGAGAAACTGTAAACTGGAAAAAAACCTGGCAGCAAAAGAAGCCGGTTATCGCTGTCAATTTGAACGTCTGGGATATTTCTGCGTCGATAAAGACAGTACAATGGAAAATCCCGTTTTCAACAGAACTGTTACCCTGCGGGACACCTGGGCAAGACTGCAGAAAAAGAAGAATGGAAAATAA